In Phocoena phocoena chromosome 11, mPhoPho1.1, whole genome shotgun sequence, one DNA window encodes the following:
- the CSDC2 gene encoding cold shock domain-containing protein C2, whose amino-acid sequence MTSEPTPPPVVPPLHSPKSPVWPTFPFHREGSRVWERGCVSSRELPSPLPTKRTRTYSATARASAGPVFKGVCKQFSRSQGHGFITPENGSEDIFVHVSDIEGEYVPVEGDEVTYKMCPIPPKNQKFQAVEVVLTQLAPHTPHETWSGQVVGS is encoded by the exons ATGACTTCGGAGCCCACGCCACCCCCGGTCGTGCCCCCGCTCCACTCCCCCAAGTCCCCTGTCTGGCCCACCTTCCCATTCCACCGGGAGGGCAGCAGGGTCTGGGAGCGAGGCTGTGTCTCATCTCGGGAACTGCCCAGTCCCCTGCCCACCAAACGGACCAGGACGTATTCAGC GACAGCCCGTGCCTCGGCTGGCCCCGTGTTCAAGGGTGTCTGTAAGCAGTTCTCACGCTCACAGGGCCACGGCTTCATCACCCCGGAGAACGGGTCAGAGGACATCTTCGTGCATGTGTCTGA CATCGAGGGGGAGTACGTGCCAGTGGAAGGCGACGAGGTGACCTACAAGATGTGCCCTATCCCGCCCAAGAACCAGAAGTTCCAAGCCGTGGAGGTGGTGCTCACCCAGCTGGCTCCACACACTCCCCACGAGACGTGGTCCGGCCAGGTCGTGGGCTCCTAG
- the PMM1 gene encoding phosphomannomutase 1 — translation MPRPFSVWCIQNYPPESAQAPPLPRPCHPLPPRSSPDRAPSSFGEVGLACWPRPSQAPPRLDSSQSRRLLRLSSASLAAPMAVTAEGARRKERVLCLFDVDGTLTPARQKIDPEVAAFLQKLRRRVQIGVVGGSDYSKIAEQLGEGDEVIEKFDYVFAENGTVQYKHGRLLSKQTIQNHLGEELLQDLINFCLRYMALLRLPKKRGTFIEFRNGMLNISPIGRSCTLEERIEFSELDKKEKIREKFVEALKTEFAGKGLRFSRGGMISFDVFPEGWDKRYCLDSLDQDCFDTIHFFGNETSPGGNDFEIYTDPRTVGHSVVSPQDTVQRCREIFFPETAHEV, via the exons ATGCCACGCCCCTTCTCCGTCTGGTGCATTCAGAATTATCCTCCGGAGTCAGctcaggccccgcccctgccccgtcCGTGCCACCCCCTGCCTCCGAGATCAAGCCCTGACCGCGCCCCTTCCTCGTTTGGCGAGGTCGGGCTGGCCTGctggccccgcccctcccaggccccgccccgtCTAGACTCTTCCCAAAGCCGCCGCCTCCTTCGACTCAGCTCGGCGTCGTTAGCTGCACCCATGGCGGTCACCGCTGAGGGCGCCCGCAGGAAGGAGCGCGTCCTCTGCCTGTTTGACGTGGACGGCACCCTCACGCCGGCTCGCCAG AAAATCGACCCTGAGGTGGCTGCCTTCCTGCAGAAGCTGCGAAGAAGGGTGCAGATCGGTGTGGTGGGCGGCTCTGACTACTCTAAGATTGCTGAGCAGCTGGGAGAGGGGGATGAAG TCATTGAGAAGTTTGATTATGTGTTTGCTGAGAACGGGACGGTGCAGTATAAGCATGGACGACTGCTCTCCAAGCAG ACAATCCAGAACCACCTGGGGGAGGAACTCCTGCAGGACTTGATCAACTTCTGCCTCCGCTACATGGCCCTGCTCAGACTGCCCAAGAAGCG tGGAACCTTCATCGAGTTCCGGAACGGCATGCTGAACATCTCGCCCATTGGCCGGAGCTGCACCCTGGAGGAGCGAATCGAGTTCTCCGAACTGGACAAG AAGGAGAAGATCCGGGAGAAGTTTGTGGAAGCCCTGAAAACAGAGTTTGCCGGCAAAGGACTGAGGTTCTCCCGAG GAGGCATGATCAGTTTTGACGTCTTCCCTGAGGGCTGGGACAAGCGCTACTGCCTGGACAGCCTGGACCAGGACTGCTTCGACACCATCCACTTCTTTGGGAACGAGACCAGCCCC GGTGGGAACGACTTTGAGATCTACACAGACCCCCGGACTGTCGGCCACAGTGTGGTGTCCCCGCAGGACACGGTGCAGCGATGCCGTGAGATCTTTTTCCCAGAGACAGCCCACGAGGTGTGA